The following are encoded together in the Equus quagga isolate Etosha38 chromosome 1, UCLA_HA_Equagga_1.0, whole genome shotgun sequence genome:
- the SPACA9 gene encoding sperm acrosome-associated protein 9 isoform X2 has translation MNEVKESLRSIEQKYKLFQQQQFTFIAALEHCRENAHDKIRPITSIGQVQNYMEHHCNNSTDRRILLMFLDICTELSKLCQHFEALHSGTPVTNNLLEKCKTFVSQSSDLSSLRAKYPHDVVNHLSCDEARNHYGGVVSLIPIVLDLMKEWIAHSEKLPRKVLQPGTT, from the exons ATGAATGAGGTGAAAGAATCCCTGCGAAGCATCGAGCAGAAGTACAAGCTCTTCCAGCAGCAACAGTTTACCTTCATCGCCGCTCTGGAGCACTGCAGAGAGAATGCCCACGACAAGATCCGGCCCATCACCAGCATCGGACAG GTGCAGAACTACATGGAACACCACTGCAACAACTCCACAGACCGGCGCATTCTGCTCATGTTCTTGGACATCTGCACGGAGCTGAGCAAGCTCTGCCAGCACTTCGAAGCCCTGCACTCTGGCACCCCAGTCACCAACAACCTCCTCGAGAAATGCAAAACCTTTGTTAGCCAAAGCAGTGACTTAAGCAGCCTTAGAGCAAA GTATCCTCACGACGTGGTGAACCACCTCAGCTGTGACGAGGCCAGGAACCACTATGGAGGCGTGGTCAGCCTCATCCCCATCGTCCTAGACTTAATGAAAGAATGGATCGCGCACTCGGAGAAGCTACCCCGCAAAGTGCTGCAGCCT GGGACGACTTAG
- the SPACA9 gene encoding sperm acrosome-associated protein 9 isoform X1 produces MNEVKESLRSIEQKYKLFQQQQFTFIAALEHCRENAHDKIRPITSIGQVQNYMEHHCNNSTDRRILLMFLDICTELSKLCQHFEALHSGTPVTNNLLEKCKTFVSQSSDLSSLRAKYPHDVVNHLSCDEARNHYGGVVSLIPIVLDLMKEWIAHSEKLPRKVLQPVSEPPERQEATGAGTHPSQATGTKPWLRKHEYRQLTKDSFKPKGKDKGCAKPPWRPPGGKL; encoded by the exons ATGAATGAGGTGAAAGAATCCCTGCGAAGCATCGAGCAGAAGTACAAGCTCTTCCAGCAGCAACAGTTTACCTTCATCGCCGCTCTGGAGCACTGCAGAGAGAATGCCCACGACAAGATCCGGCCCATCACCAGCATCGGACAG GTGCAGAACTACATGGAACACCACTGCAACAACTCCACAGACCGGCGCATTCTGCTCATGTTCTTGGACATCTGCACGGAGCTGAGCAAGCTCTGCCAGCACTTCGAAGCCCTGCACTCTGGCACCCCAGTCACCAACAACCTCCTCGAGAAATGCAAAACCTTTGTTAGCCAAAGCAGTGACTTAAGCAGCCTTAGAGCAAA GTATCCTCACGACGTGGTGAACCACCTCAGCTGTGACGAGGCCAGGAACCACTATGGAGGCGTGGTCAGCCTCATCCCCATCGTCCTAGACTTAATGAAAGAATGGATCGCGCACTCGGAGAAGCTACCCCGCAAAGTGCTGCAGCCTGTGAGTGAGCCCCCGGAACGCCAGGAAGCCACGGGGGCAGGCACTCATCCTTCCCAGGCCACAGGCACCAAGCCTTGGTTAAGAAAACATGAGTATAGGCAACTTACAAAAGACAGCTTCAAACCTAAGGGGAAAGACAAAGGATGTGCTAAACCTCCTTGGAGACCACCTGGTGGGAAACTGTAA